A genome region from Paludibacterium sp. B53371 includes the following:
- a CDS encoding transposase — translation MSRPLRIEFAGATYHVTTRGNQQQQVFLDEHDRTGFLTLLSDVCTHFNWQVYAYCLMGNHYHLLLQTLHGNLSRGMRQLNGVYTQTFNRRHQRVGHVFQGRYHAVLVDADAHLLEVARYVVLNPVRAGLVQQVAQWRWSSYSAMLQDSTSPWLATRSLLAMFAEDRAMARLHYRQFVQQGLSAASPWHQLQGQVFLGDDAFVAQMQRRAKKVVSVPTASEIPRVQRRLPAPTLTQCVSQTSDRNEAIRLAWQSGGFTLVQLAAYFGLHYATISRIIAGKKAG, via the coding sequence ATGTCCAGACCGTTACGTATCGAATTTGCAGGGGCAACTTACCATGTCACCACACGAGGTAATCAACAGCAGCAGGTGTTTCTGGACGAGCACGACCGGACTGGCTTCCTCACCCTGCTGAGTGATGTTTGCACGCATTTCAACTGGCAGGTCTATGCCTACTGCCTGATGGGCAACCATTACCACCTGCTGCTGCAAACCCTGCATGGCAACTTGTCCAGAGGCATGCGCCAGCTCAACGGCGTCTATACCCAGACGTTCAATCGTCGCCATCAGCGGGTGGGGCATGTGTTTCAGGGGCGATATCACGCGGTACTGGTCGATGCCGATGCGCATCTGCTGGAGGTCGCACGCTACGTGGTGCTGAACCCGGTCCGTGCCGGGCTGGTGCAACAGGTTGCGCAGTGGCGCTGGAGCAGCTACTCGGCCATGCTGCAAGACAGCACAAGCCCCTGGCTGGCCACCCGCAGCCTGCTGGCGATGTTTGCCGAAGATCGTGCCATGGCGCGCCTGCACTACCGGCAATTTGTCCAGCAAGGCCTGAGTGCGGCCTCCCCCTGGCACCAGTTGCAAGGGCAGGTGTTTCTGGGCGATGACGCCTTTGTCGCGCAAATGCAGCGCCGGGCCAAAAAAGTCGTGTCCGTGCCGACCGCCAGTGAAATCCCCAGGGTCCAGCGCCGACTGCCGGCACCAACGCTGACCCAGTGTGTGAGTCAAACCTCAGACAGGAATGAAGCCATCCGGCTGGCATGGCAGAGCGGCGGCTTTACCCTGGTACAACTCGCCGCTTATTTCGGCCTGCACTACGCCACCATCAGCCGGATCATTGCAGGGAAAAAGGCCGGCTGA